One window of Camelina sativa cultivar DH55 chromosome 4, Cs, whole genome shotgun sequence genomic DNA carries:
- the LOC104781379 gene encoding putative F-box/FBD/LRR-repeat protein At1g22000 produces MENMLCLDEVYISHVPNPDGKFLSCLSSARLLRLYLSESMVACCNNAINFSRLIDLIFVTNKPVHWLEPLIFMLQNSPKLKILTIDTHGSPACSWNQPSTIPQYLSSHLEIVRWKRYQGKEDEKQLMTYILANSKCLKTVKIFSDDLQECQIKELESMPRISASSQLLYSNAKAAKAEWDF; encoded by the exons ATGGAGAATATGCTTTGCCTTGATGAGGTATACATCAGCCATGTTCCTAACCCTGATGGAAAGTTTCTGAGCTGTCTTTCTTCTGCCAGACTTCTCCGCTTGTATTTATCCGAATCAATG gTTGCCTGTTGTAATAACGCCATTAATTTCTCTCGGCTCATAGATTTAATCTTTGTTACAAACAAGCCAGTACATTGGTTGGAACCTCTTATTTTTATGCTTCAAAACTCCCCTAAACTGAAAATTCTTACGATCGACACCCAT GGTTCTCCCGCATGTTCGTGGAACCAGCCCAGTACTATTCCCCAATACTTATCGTCTCATCTAGAGATTGTTAGGTGGAAAAGATATCAaggaaaagaagatgagaaacaaCTAATGACATACATTCTCGCTAACTCCAAGTGTTTAAAGACAGTCAAGATCTTCAGCGACGATCTTCAAGAGTGCCAGATAAAGGAGTTAGAATCTATGCCTAGGATTTCAGCATCATCTCAGCTTCTTTATTCTAACGCTAAAGCCGCTAAAGCCGAGTgggatttttag